In Colias croceus chromosome 21, ilColCroc2.1, the DNA window CCAGGGCATCAGTAAAACATCATATTTGTCGAGGCAAATGGGGTCACACGTGTACAAAATTGGCGTTGCAGAACCGTCATAAATCTCCGACTATTACTATATTATCGTGTCTTTTTGACAGTGGTGTGTGACAGTTTTGCTctgctaatattttaatagtaaaaatagTAAACTTACCTGATTACACTCATAAAGTACATAAAACACTTATTTGATATACAGTTTACAACGTGTAGTGTTATCTTGGCGAACAATTGTGTTTATAAACTATAGTAAGTAAATTTTAGTGCACAACGGACGATCAGCTGATTTTACGATACCCTCACAGCTGATTCATTAATTGGAGACTTCATTCTATTGACCAATTTATATTACTGCCATCTAGCGAACTTAACTTGTAGCATTGTGTTAAAACTGATAATGACAAACAAGTGCAATACCTGCGGAAAGTTCATTGCTTCGGCAGATGGCGTTAAATGTATTAAGTGTAATACATCTTATCACAGACAATGCAGTAATCTTAGTCCAGACGCCCGTGCCAATACCAAATGGATGTGTAAGACTTGCAAAGCGAAAAACACTTCAAAAGCAGTTGAAATAACTCCCGCTCAGTGTCATGATGCTGATGTTTTCTTGGATGTCGTATCTCCCCAACAAAAAAATTCCCCTTCTCTAATAGACGAGATTAAGCTGCTTCGTActgaaatatcaaattttaGACTGGATATGACTAAATTAACCACCTTAGTTACCAACTTCGCTAGTCGATTGGATAGCATAGAGGAGCGTGTCTCGCATTTGGAGGCCGGGTCTGGCGCGGCGGCCGATAAAGACAATGAGCAGTTGCAACAGAGTCTTGACTCGATCGAGCTTTTAAAAAAACAGCTGAATGAATCCGAGCAAGAAATGCTGTTAAATGATGTAGAAATCACGGGTATTTCGGAAAATAGTGGCGAAAATCTACTTCATATCACTATAACTTTGGCTCAAAAACTAGGTCTAGCTATAGACGAGCGCGATATTGCGAACGTACACAGGCGCGGCGTGCGCAGACGAGGAGAGGGCGAGGGAAGCGGGGCGGGCGAAGCGCCGCAATCGCGCCCTATCGTCGTGCGCCTCACGCGGCGTCACCTGCGCGACGAGCTGCTGCGCGCAGCGCGCGTGCGGCGCGGCGCGGACACCGCCGGCACGGGGGTGCAGGGCGAGCCTCGACGCTTTTATGTGAACGAACATCTCACGTACAGTAACCGAAAACTGTTCTTTGCAGCGCGTGAGAAGTTAGGGCGGTCTAAGAACTGGCGTTTCGTTTGGACTCGCGCGGGTCATGTGTATGCTAGACGGGATAATAAATCTAAAGTAGTTAATATTAAGTCGGAAGACGACATAAATAaggttttttattcataatcttTTTGAACTCGCAATTATCCCCAACCTATacgaaaatgtttatttcatatttatattatgtactcatTCTTGacttttgttatattattgcaataattgtGAACTGTGTTATGAGTGATATAGGGTAATTGCGCTGGTTTGCCGTCCAGCTTCTGTTTTCGTCCATTTGACTGACCTGCTACAATCACGTGCGTAAAACTTGAATACAAACCTACCTTCCCGCGCAAGTTTGCACTTTTTACGGTCCATAATGTTTAAGCAACAGTACTATCaacatgaaaatttgatttgactagaagagagttcaaaaaattaacgtaaaaGTGGCCGCTTCGCATCCGTGCCTTGCAGATGTCATCGCGCGAGAGAAAAATTTGCCGGCGAGAAAAGTTCATGGTAAGCTAAATCACTGTTTTAGCTAGTTTACGTAATGTTTTTGgtacgtatgtttatttataagcataataaacgcaattataagtgtttatcatactttttttataatacttttcgaaatattaagtggacggatactaggttaccaaattctcaaaatatttggttttcgtccaagtggacggaaactcaaacagctacgtgaatatttgttagggtcattttactttatcggacctttaaaatactgaatagtttctcccgaagtgatctttattgctattagtttagtttttttggtttccgtccactgctatgtcagtgctgccaaaattaaaaaatatttaaagaagtggacgaaaactaaattaagctttaaatgttttagttttcgtccatgaatgagtattggagtagacaaaaattaaatatagctattcttttgcattacttttcgtctatttttacgtattgaaaagttttctattcagtatcttccttataaataattggtgagggccagagtgttgtaggtacctaatattgtcattcattcagtCATGTATCATTCTCCTTATGTGAAGTAGAGTCAATTATTCGTAGCATAAATGGGGGTAGGTCAGACATAATACActgtatttttcttgattatcattcacttgagtatcatcttttattctaggtctgttttgccaatgcagtatttttttattatacttactcaaCGTATCCTCAGAAAGatcttattgtttttagatgGCCTCGAAGGAGTCTAagaaatctagaaaaaaaagacgctGCGTACACTGAAGATTCTGTagctaaaacttattattatggctGTGTGTGTATAGtacgtttcatttgataaagaaagtattagaatgaaaatttttgttgttagaatgaatatttctgttttttgatgttatttcttagtcctgtaattattacttgtttcatttaaattgtaagGGGATTCCTTTCTTTATTACGAATGATTATACAGTCATCAGTCATCACTAACGCCTATAAGGACTGCCAAGTGCTACATAGATCTCAGTGATGACtagttatattgattattattagtaaaaccacaagtaaaactaaacctgTAAGGTAGTgagaaattgtaatgttaattaaataaacgtatatatttacctgtaattgatttttaacttaatagttgacctaccctcctttttctacacggtggtcgaaaactagcttacactaggacgaaaaccagtttttttggacgaaaactagcatttaccctacttttgcagaaaataatttaaataaaaagatacatcaaaatgatttattttcccttaatattatcttaaagaagactatataaggacttaaaaaaaatattatatgtttaaggaagggtgctccaaaatatttatttcgtatcacaaagttggcaactcctataattggacgaaaaccagcgcaatgaccctactTGGCCTTTATacacttaaattttattgcaataattatgTGGTTCTACTTATATGTATGAATGTCACTATGGTTTGTCGCCTAAAATGTAATGCCGTTAAATGTGTGCCTTATAAGAACATATTggatagtataatattatctgttatattactaaaaaatcttttgtattgtttttgtattctATACAAACATAAAGCATATTTTTATCACCAACTTACACCTCCTTTTGTTGGGAATGAGCTTGTTTTGTATAgtgtaacaattttatttattatttcgacGCATAACATGTTTTTGTCGTGGTTGGATAAGATgcattgttttatattgttatactTAAACAGCAATtttgttcataatatatgtaaagaTGTTGTCTTGGgtgtgataatttattttatagttaattttaattattatttaagcatTACATTCACagaattagaaataaaacttaGGCTTTATAGTGTTTATTTTGCATTTGTGCTTCCTGAAACAGTTTATAGtgtgtttataatttgttttatacattcAAAGATGTTTGCAAGTATCCTTA includes these proteins:
- the LOC123701162 gene encoding uncharacterized protein LOC123701162 translates to MCKTCKAKNTSKAVEITPAQCHDADVFLDVVSPQQKNSPSLIDEIKLLRTEISNFRLDMTKLTTLVTNFASRLDSIEERVSHLEAGSGAAADKDNEQLQQSLDSIELLKKQLNESEQEMLLNDVEITGISENSGENLLHITITLAQKLGLAIDERDIANVHRRGVRRRGEGEGSGAGEAPQSRPIVVRLTRRHLRDELLRAARVRRGADTAGTGVQGEPRRFYVNEHLTYSNRKLFFAAREKLGRSKNWRFVWTRAGHVYARRDNKSKVVNIKSEDDINKVFYS